A region from the Oncorhynchus tshawytscha isolate Ot180627B linkage group LG26, Otsh_v2.0, whole genome shotgun sequence genome encodes:
- the egfl6 gene encoding epidermal growth factor-like protein 6 isoform X1 encodes MQTLSWIGALFFLFYVSSGSADANRHRRQVPAGGQPGVCRFGRRLECCYGWKKNSKGQCEAQCEHGCKHGECVGPNKCKCYQGYTGKTCNQDLNECGLKPRPCEHRCMNTHGSYMCYCLNGYTLMPDGSCTNSRTCSLAHCQYGCEEVQGEIRCLCPSAGLQLGPDERTCVDIDECVTGMNLCPYNRQCVNTFGSYYCKCQNGYDLTYVSGKYDCVDNDECAANTHKCSHHAVCLNTQGSYKCKCKQGFRGSGFECSVKPFYQSSWDQGDKGSADDNFLNAIPDSPVRPRLPGKLDNEQIKNVIPEPQVTVPPQIRMQPFDYDGETYIGGSEKVGQVDFTNVGEEEEEEEEADVDNQLNPRGDVFTDPEDFESVFGPPTEVKEIEITPAQEEFFMDCNFDQGACEWVQDKDDNVDWSVSYHENGMEYYMAMRGLLGEKKDQARLKLLLSDRAKQGSFCLTFNYRVTGKQVGSLRVLLNNNAYPVWEQSRSQDQDWQTELLTVAWKNQAPESIIFEAERGNGVRGEIGLDNVVLTSGSCQEEDSAIF; translated from the exons atgcagactctcagCTGGATCGGTGCACTCTTCTTCCTGTTCTATGTTTCCTCTGGAAGTGCAGACGCCAACAG GCACCGCAGACAAGTTCCCGCCGGTGGCCAACCAGGTGTATGTCGCTTTGGCAGGAGACTAGAGTGTTGCTATGGCTGGAAAAAGAACAGCAAAGGACAATGTGAAG CTCAGTGTGAACATGGCTGCAAGCACGGAGAGTGTGTTGGCCCCAACAAATGCAAGTGTTACCAGGGATACACCGGAAAGACGTGCAATCAAG atCTGAATGAGTGTGGCCTGAAGCCACGTCCCTGTGAGCATCGCTGCATGAACACCCATGGCAGCTACATGTGCTACTGCCTCAACGGATACACCCTAATGCCTGATGGCTCCTGTACCA actcCAGGACGTGCTCCCTGGCCCACTGTCAGTATGGCTGTGAGGAGGTACAGGGGGAGATCCGTTGTCTCTGCCCGTCTGCAGGTCTGCAGCTGGGGCCGGACGAGAGGACCTGCGTGG ATATTGATGAATGTGTAACTGGGATGAACCTGTGCCCATACAACAGACAGTGTGTCAACACATTTGGTAGCTACTACTGCAAGTGCCAGAATGGCTACGATCTGACATATGTTAGTGGGAAATATGACTGTGTAG ACAATGACGAGTGTGCGGCGAACACACACAAGTGCAGCCACCATGCAGTCTGTCTGAACACTCAGGGATCCTACAAGTGCAAGTGCAAGCAAGGCTTCCGTGGCAGTGGCTTCGAATGCTCTG TCAAACCCTTTTATCAAAGCTCGTGGGACCAGGGAGACAAAGGCAGTGCAGATGATAATTTCCTCAATG CTATCCCAGACTCCCCAGTGAGGCCCAGACTGCCAGGAAAGCTGGACAACGAGCAGATCAAGAACGTCATCCCCGAGCCCCAGGTGACCGTCCCCCCTCAGATACGCATGCAGCCCTTCGACTACGATGGCGAGACCTACATCGGTGGCTCAGAGAAGGTGGGCCAGGTGGACTTCACTAAtgtaggggaggaggaagaggaggaagaggaggcagaTGTGGACAACCAACTCAATCCAAGAGGAGATGTTTTCA cagatccaGAGGACTTTGAGTCGGTATTTGGTCCTCCAACAGAAGTCAAAGAGATTGAAATAACTCCAGCCCAGGAAG AGTTCTTCATGGACTGCAACTTTGATCAGGGTGCTTGTGAGTGGGTGCAGGACAAGGACGACAATGTCGACTGGAGCGTGTCCTACCATGAAAACG GTATGGAGTATTACATGGCTATGAGAGGTCTTCTGGGGGAGAAGAAGGACCAGGCTAGGCTAAAGCTGCTCCTTAGTGACCGGGCCAAACAGGGAAGCTTCTGCCTCACCTTCAACTACCGCGTCACTGGAAAACAGGTGGGCTCGCTGCGAGTGCTGCTGAACAACAATGCCTACCCGGTCTGGGAGCAGAGCCGCAGCCAAGACCAGGACTGGCAGACAGAACTGCTCACTGTGGCCTGGAAGAACCAGGCCCCGGAATCT
- the egfl6 gene encoding epidermal growth factor-like protein 6 isoform X3 produces the protein MQTLSWIGALFFLFYVSSGSADANRHRRQVPAGGQPGVCRFGRRLECCYGWKKNSKGQCEAQCEHGCKHGECVGPNKCKCYQGYTGKTCNQDLNECGLKPRPCEHRCMNTHGSYMCYCLNGYTLMPDGSCTNSRTCSLAHCQYGCEEVQGEIRCLCPSAGLQLGPDERTCVDIDECVTGMNLCPYNRQCVNTFGSYYCKCQNGYDLTYVSGKYDCVDNDECAANTHKCSHHAVCLNTQGSYKCKCKQGFRGSGFECSAIPDSPVRPRLPGKLDNEQIKNVIPEPQVTVPPQIRMQPFDYDGETYIGGSEKVGQVDFTNVGEEEEEEEEADVDNQLNPRGDVFTDPEDFESVFGPPTEVKEIEITPAQEEFFMDCNFDQGACEWVQDKDDNVDWSVSYHENGMEYYMAMRGLLGEKKDQARLKLLLSDRAKQGSFCLTFNYRVTGKQVGSLRVLLNNNAYPVWEQSRSQDQDWQTELLTVAWKNQAPESIIFEAERGNGVRGEIGLDNVVLTSGSCQEEDSAIF, from the exons atgcagactctcagCTGGATCGGTGCACTCTTCTTCCTGTTCTATGTTTCCTCTGGAAGTGCAGACGCCAACAG GCACCGCAGACAAGTTCCCGCCGGTGGCCAACCAGGTGTATGTCGCTTTGGCAGGAGACTAGAGTGTTGCTATGGCTGGAAAAAGAACAGCAAAGGACAATGTGAAG CTCAGTGTGAACATGGCTGCAAGCACGGAGAGTGTGTTGGCCCCAACAAATGCAAGTGTTACCAGGGATACACCGGAAAGACGTGCAATCAAG atCTGAATGAGTGTGGCCTGAAGCCACGTCCCTGTGAGCATCGCTGCATGAACACCCATGGCAGCTACATGTGCTACTGCCTCAACGGATACACCCTAATGCCTGATGGCTCCTGTACCA actcCAGGACGTGCTCCCTGGCCCACTGTCAGTATGGCTGTGAGGAGGTACAGGGGGAGATCCGTTGTCTCTGCCCGTCTGCAGGTCTGCAGCTGGGGCCGGACGAGAGGACCTGCGTGG ATATTGATGAATGTGTAACTGGGATGAACCTGTGCCCATACAACAGACAGTGTGTCAACACATTTGGTAGCTACTACTGCAAGTGCCAGAATGGCTACGATCTGACATATGTTAGTGGGAAATATGACTGTGTAG ACAATGACGAGTGTGCGGCGAACACACACAAGTGCAGCCACCATGCAGTCTGTCTGAACACTCAGGGATCCTACAAGTGCAAGTGCAAGCAAGGCTTCCGTGGCAGTGGCTTCGAATGCTCTG CTATCCCAGACTCCCCAGTGAGGCCCAGACTGCCAGGAAAGCTGGACAACGAGCAGATCAAGAACGTCATCCCCGAGCCCCAGGTGACCGTCCCCCCTCAGATACGCATGCAGCCCTTCGACTACGATGGCGAGACCTACATCGGTGGCTCAGAGAAGGTGGGCCAGGTGGACTTCACTAAtgtaggggaggaggaagaggaggaagaggaggcagaTGTGGACAACCAACTCAATCCAAGAGGAGATGTTTTCA cagatccaGAGGACTTTGAGTCGGTATTTGGTCCTCCAACAGAAGTCAAAGAGATTGAAATAACTCCAGCCCAGGAAG AGTTCTTCATGGACTGCAACTTTGATCAGGGTGCTTGTGAGTGGGTGCAGGACAAGGACGACAATGTCGACTGGAGCGTGTCCTACCATGAAAACG GTATGGAGTATTACATGGCTATGAGAGGTCTTCTGGGGGAGAAGAAGGACCAGGCTAGGCTAAAGCTGCTCCTTAGTGACCGGGCCAAACAGGGAAGCTTCTGCCTCACCTTCAACTACCGCGTCACTGGAAAACAGGTGGGCTCGCTGCGAGTGCTGCTGAACAACAATGCCTACCCGGTCTGGGAGCAGAGCCGCAGCCAAGACCAGGACTGGCAGACAGAACTGCTCACTGTGGCCTGGAAGAACCAGGCCCCGGAATCT
- the egfl6 gene encoding epidermal growth factor-like protein 6 isoform X2 — translation MQTLSWIGALFFLFYVSSGSADANRHRRQVPAGGQPGVCRFGRRLECCYGWKKNSKGQCEAQCEHGCKHGECVGPNKCKCYQGYTGKTCNQDLNECGLKPRPCEHRCMNTHGSYMCYCLNGYTLMPDGSCTNSRTCSLAHCQYGCEEVQGEIRCLCPSAGLQLGPDERTCVDIDECVTGMNLCPYNRQCVNTFGSYYCKCQNGYDLTYVSGKYDCVDNDECAANTHKCSHHAVCLNTQGSYKCKCKQGFRGSGFECSVKPFYQSSWDQGDKGSADDNFLNAIPDSPVRPRLPGKLDNEQIKNVIPEPQVTVPPQIRMQPFDYDGETYIGGSEKVGQVDFTNVGEEEEEEEEADVDNQLNPRGDVFNPEDFESVFGPPTEVKEIEITPAQEEFFMDCNFDQGACEWVQDKDDNVDWSVSYHENGMEYYMAMRGLLGEKKDQARLKLLLSDRAKQGSFCLTFNYRVTGKQVGSLRVLLNNNAYPVWEQSRSQDQDWQTELLTVAWKNQAPESIIFEAERGNGVRGEIGLDNVVLTSGSCQEEDSAIF, via the exons atgcagactctcagCTGGATCGGTGCACTCTTCTTCCTGTTCTATGTTTCCTCTGGAAGTGCAGACGCCAACAG GCACCGCAGACAAGTTCCCGCCGGTGGCCAACCAGGTGTATGTCGCTTTGGCAGGAGACTAGAGTGTTGCTATGGCTGGAAAAAGAACAGCAAAGGACAATGTGAAG CTCAGTGTGAACATGGCTGCAAGCACGGAGAGTGTGTTGGCCCCAACAAATGCAAGTGTTACCAGGGATACACCGGAAAGACGTGCAATCAAG atCTGAATGAGTGTGGCCTGAAGCCACGTCCCTGTGAGCATCGCTGCATGAACACCCATGGCAGCTACATGTGCTACTGCCTCAACGGATACACCCTAATGCCTGATGGCTCCTGTACCA actcCAGGACGTGCTCCCTGGCCCACTGTCAGTATGGCTGTGAGGAGGTACAGGGGGAGATCCGTTGTCTCTGCCCGTCTGCAGGTCTGCAGCTGGGGCCGGACGAGAGGACCTGCGTGG ATATTGATGAATGTGTAACTGGGATGAACCTGTGCCCATACAACAGACAGTGTGTCAACACATTTGGTAGCTACTACTGCAAGTGCCAGAATGGCTACGATCTGACATATGTTAGTGGGAAATATGACTGTGTAG ACAATGACGAGTGTGCGGCGAACACACACAAGTGCAGCCACCATGCAGTCTGTCTGAACACTCAGGGATCCTACAAGTGCAAGTGCAAGCAAGGCTTCCGTGGCAGTGGCTTCGAATGCTCTG TCAAACCCTTTTATCAAAGCTCGTGGGACCAGGGAGACAAAGGCAGTGCAGATGATAATTTCCTCAATG CTATCCCAGACTCCCCAGTGAGGCCCAGACTGCCAGGAAAGCTGGACAACGAGCAGATCAAGAACGTCATCCCCGAGCCCCAGGTGACCGTCCCCCCTCAGATACGCATGCAGCCCTTCGACTACGATGGCGAGACCTACATCGGTGGCTCAGAGAAGGTGGGCCAGGTGGACTTCACTAAtgtaggggaggaggaagaggaggaagaggaggcagaTGTGGACAACCAACTCAATCCAAGAGGAGATGTTTTCA atccaGAGGACTTTGAGTCGGTATTTGGTCCTCCAACAGAAGTCAAAGAGATTGAAATAACTCCAGCCCAGGAAG AGTTCTTCATGGACTGCAACTTTGATCAGGGTGCTTGTGAGTGGGTGCAGGACAAGGACGACAATGTCGACTGGAGCGTGTCCTACCATGAAAACG GTATGGAGTATTACATGGCTATGAGAGGTCTTCTGGGGGAGAAGAAGGACCAGGCTAGGCTAAAGCTGCTCCTTAGTGACCGGGCCAAACAGGGAAGCTTCTGCCTCACCTTCAACTACCGCGTCACTGGAAAACAGGTGGGCTCGCTGCGAGTGCTGCTGAACAACAATGCCTACCCGGTCTGGGAGCAGAGCCGCAGCCAAGACCAGGACTGGCAGACAGAACTGCTCACTGTGGCCTGGAAGAACCAGGCCCCGGAATCT